One part of the Pseudemcibacter aquimaris genome encodes these proteins:
- a CDS encoding methyl-accepting chemotaxis protein — protein MTGDDPFAQFKTVFFTECDELTADMEQHLSDLQSGDDDDETLNAIFRAVHSIKAGAGTFQFTDLISFSHTFEALLDRMRNGEIDNNEDVTNTLFKSSDVLSDLIEAAQNEDELGPEYGIEAKQELEAYLNSDGSTAPKEKKEEAPEEQQSEKQTYSISFIPNAEVFRHANEPILLIRELKTLGDVEVEIDTSKLPDLHSIEPEDSYFSWNFKLTTEEPRSEVEEVFEFVEDDCKLEISVVEDAAVKEPEKTEAKEVSTEKPSKANGKDATVKTPVTKKKATAATTSIRVDLERIDKLVNMVGELVITQAMLTQDLEDLDTSQNLRIVSGMEELAAHARELQENVMAIRMQPVKSVFSRMPRLVRDLSGQLKKKVKLVTTGEATEVDKTVIEEIADPLTHMIRNSLDHGIEMPDEREKNGKSAEGTIWLNAEHRGGRIVIEVSDDGQGIKRDVVLKKALEKNLIESDNLADEDIDNLIFHPGFSTAAEVTNVSGRGVGSGISKIVTLSKESIQMVYDLEKVMGNVEETEALLFKIEDINSKTNLLALNAKIESARAGDAGKGFSVVADEMKDLSQLINGLAGEIQSKMGSVSSGIKESFESLKKIANIDMSQNITAKDNIDSMMEEMIEYNNDFSLRLEESSHMSEKIAQDISGLITGFQFQDRATQYLETIKVTLGSLDDFLNDLEHNAVMSELDDEALHKELVQNWIKQILESFPLVEVKERFLDGLDDSYGHSSETEEKKSDVSEVAATSQDDDDDDDGIELF, from the coding sequence ATGACAGGTGATGATCCGTTTGCTCAGTTTAAAACTGTTTTCTTTACGGAATGTGATGAACTGACAGCAGATATGGAACAACATTTATCAGATTTGCAATCTGGTGATGATGACGATGAAACGTTGAATGCAATCTTTAGGGCGGTTCATTCAATTAAGGCCGGTGCGGGAACTTTTCAATTTACAGATTTGATATCATTTTCACATACATTCGAAGCATTGCTTGATCGCATGCGCAATGGTGAAATTGATAATAACGAAGATGTCACCAATACATTGTTTAAATCAAGTGATGTACTTAGCGATTTAATTGAAGCAGCACAAAATGAAGATGAACTTGGCCCGGAATATGGAATTGAAGCAAAACAGGAACTTGAAGCATATTTAAATTCGGATGGTTCAACGGCACCAAAGGAAAAGAAAGAAGAGGCGCCGGAAGAGCAACAATCGGAAAAACAAACATATTCTATTTCCTTTATACCCAATGCGGAAGTGTTTCGTCATGCCAATGAACCGATCCTTCTGATTAGAGAACTCAAAACACTTGGTGATGTTGAAGTTGAAATTGATACATCAAAACTTCCGGATTTACATTCAATCGAACCGGAAGATTCATACTTTTCCTGGAATTTTAAATTAACGACTGAAGAACCACGTTCTGAAGTTGAAGAGGTTTTTGAATTCGTAGAAGATGATTGTAAGCTTGAGATATCTGTTGTTGAAGACGCGGCGGTGAAAGAGCCGGAAAAAACAGAGGCCAAAGAAGTATCAACAGAAAAACCATCCAAAGCGAATGGCAAAGATGCCACCGTTAAAACGCCTGTGACAAAGAAGAAAGCGACGGCTGCAACGACCTCTATTCGTGTTGATCTTGAACGTATTGATAAGCTCGTCAATATGGTTGGTGAGTTGGTGATTACCCAGGCCATGTTAACGCAAGACCTTGAAGATTTGGATACTTCGCAAAATCTACGCATTGTTTCCGGCATGGAGGAACTCGCAGCACATGCACGAGAGCTTCAGGAAAATGTGATGGCCATTCGCATGCAGCCGGTAAAGTCTGTATTTTCCAGAATGCCGCGCCTGGTGCGTGATTTAAGTGGGCAGCTTAAGAAGAAAGTAAAGCTCGTTACAACCGGTGAGGCAACTGAAGTCGATAAAACAGTGATTGAAGAAATCGCCGACCCGCTGACACACATGATAAGAAATTCTTTGGATCATGGCATCGAAATGCCCGATGAAAGAGAGAAAAACGGGAAAAGCGCAGAAGGTACGATCTGGCTTAATGCGGAACATCGTGGCGGCAGAATTGTCATTGAAGTATCCGATGATGGTCAAGGTATCAAAAGAGATGTGGTCTTAAAGAAAGCACTGGAAAAGAACCTGATTGAATCAGATAACTTGGCCGACGAAGATATTGATAATTTGATTTTTCATCCGGGTTTTTCAACAGCAGCCGAAGTCACAAATGTGTCTGGTCGCGGTGTGGGTAGTGGTATTTCCAAAATTGTGACCCTTTCAAAAGAAAGTATCCAGATGGTTTACGATCTGGAAAAAGTCATGGGCAATGTTGAAGAAACGGAAGCGCTCCTTTTTAAAATTGAAGACATTAATAGCAAGACAAATTTACTGGCGTTAAATGCTAAAATTGAATCTGCGCGTGCCGGCGATGCGGGTAAGGGTTTTTCTGTTGTTGCGGATGAAATGAAGGATTTGTCCCAATTGATTAACGGGCTTGCGGGTGAAATTCAATCGAAAATGGGGTCTGTTTCTTCGGGGATAAAAGAAAGTTTTGAATCCTTGAAAAAGATCGCAAATATCGACATGTCCCAAAATATTACTGCTAAAGATAATATCGATAGCATGATGGAAGAAATGATTGAATATAACAATGATTTCAGTCTTCGCCTTGAGGAATCATCACACATGTCGGAAAAAATCGCGCAGGATATTTCTGGCTTGATTACTGGTTTCCAATTCCAAGACCGTGCCACCCAATATCTTGAAACCATCAAAGTGACGCTTGGTTCACTTGATGATTTCCTTAACGATCTTGAGCATAATGCAGTGATGAGCGAATTAGATGATGAAGCCCTGCATAAAGAGTTGGTTCAAAATTGGATCAAACAGATTTTAGAAAGTTTCCCACTTGTCGAAGTAAAAGAAAGATTTCTTGATGGCCTAGATGATAGCTATGGACATTCATCGGAAACTGAAGAAAAAAAATCAGATGTCAGTGAAGTAGCGGCCACCAGTCAGGACGATGACGATGATGACGACGGTATTGAATTATTTTAG
- a CDS encoding response regulator, translating to MAKKILAVDDSKTMRDMINFTLQGAGYDVTLAVDGNDGLTKLKSNEIDLIITDINMPGMNGIDLIKNVRVDDKYRSMPILILTTESGDDLKQEGRSAGATGWIVKPFVPEKLIKVVAKVCP from the coding sequence ATGGCTAAAAAAATTCTGGCTGTTGATGATTCAAAAACCATGAGAGATATGATCAATTTTACACTGCAAGGTGCAGGGTATGATGTCACGTTGGCCGTTGATGGGAACGATGGGTTAACCAAATTAAAATCCAACGAAATCGATCTTATTATTACAGATATTAATATGCCGGGAATGAACGGCATTGATTTAATCAAAAATGTTCGCGTGGACGATAAATATCGTTCCATGCCGATTTTAATCCTGACAACTGAATCTGGCGATGACCTAAAACAAGAGGGTCGTTCAGCCGGAGCAACAGGCTGGATTGTAAAACCATTTGTACCGGAGAAGTTGATAAAAGTAGTAGCTAAAGTGTGTCCTTAA
- a CDS encoding STAS domain-containing protein — protein MTDTIKLSPVMDLVAANDFKVQLESQLNDKSEITIDGSEVERILTPCIQLIVATDNELKKNNSKLIVTNASDAFISAVTDLGLEKEYKDWSS, from the coding sequence ATGACTGACACAATTAAACTTTCTCCAGTTATGGATCTTGTCGCAGCAAATGATTTCAAAGTGCAGCTGGAATCCCAATTGAATGACAAGAGTGAAATTACGATAGATGGCTCAGAAGTTGAAAGAATTCTGACCCCATGCATCCAGTTGATTGTGGCTACCGATAATGAACTTAAAAAAAATAATTCCAAATTAATTGTCACGAATGCATCGGATGCATTCATTAGTGCGGTAACCGATTTGGGATTGGAAAAAGAATATAAAGATTGGAGTTCTTAA
- a CDS encoding diguanylate cyclase, with product MSLKGQGVKNILLVEDSKYFAAVIMQTLSRMEWVNIHWASDLVEAKEALSNPDNKFHLTLLDLSLPDAHGIEIVQAITNFNVPIVVFTGTFDLQLSKSMFDLGVVDYVIKGGKASFEYIYSVVRRVLINQDIKVLIVDDTKIGRILLSEMCRRYQLNVIEACDGEDALQKLKENPDIKMILTDYNMPKMDGFELTKNIREEHPKSKLAIIAVSSSEQQGLSAQFIKIGANDFISKPFDAEEFYCRVSQNLDYLEHIEQLENLASYDFLTGLRNRRSFFEVTEPLLSGLDRRKVPPVAAMLDVDHFKKINDTFGHDVGDQVLILIGNVLSENIRKSDVLARTGGEEFAILATDMDVEKVEEKFDHIRQAVNDVTMEIDNEIINPTISIGVYVGHSEDADELLSYADKCLYEAKENGRNKVVVKYEEE from the coding sequence ATGTCACTAAAAGGCCAAGGCGTTAAGAATATTTTACTTGTAGAAGATTCTAAATATTTCGCTGCGGTTATCATGCAAACGTTAAGCAGAATGGAATGGGTGAATATCCATTGGGCAAGTGATCTGGTAGAAGCCAAAGAAGCTTTATCAAATCCAGATAATAAATTTCATTTAACACTTCTTGATTTAAGCCTACCTGATGCCCACGGTATCGAGATAGTTCAGGCAATTACAAACTTTAATGTTCCTATCGTTGTATTCACAGGAACTTTTGATCTTCAATTATCGAAAAGTATGTTTGACCTTGGTGTGGTTGATTATGTGATCAAAGGGGGAAAGGCAAGTTTTGAATATATATATTCTGTTGTGAGAAGAGTGCTTATAAATCAGGATATAAAAGTATTAATTGTCGATGACACCAAAATAGGCAGAATTTTACTTTCTGAAATGTGCAGAAGATATCAGTTAAACGTAATCGAGGCATGTGATGGTGAAGATGCACTTCAGAAATTGAAAGAAAACCCTGACATCAAAATGATTTTAACGGATTACAATATGCCGAAAATGGATGGGTTTGAATTAACGAAAAACATCCGTGAAGAACATCCAAAAAGCAAGCTTGCGATTATTGCGGTTTCCAGCTCAGAACAACAAGGGTTGTCGGCGCAATTCATTAAAATTGGTGCCAATGACTTTATTTCAAAACCTTTTGATGCAGAAGAGTTCTATTGCCGGGTTTCACAAAATCTTGATTATCTTGAACATATTGAACAGCTTGAAAATCTGGCGAGTTATGATTTTCTGACAGGATTAAGAAACCGCAGGTCATTTTTCGAGGTAACAGAACCGCTCCTTTCCGGGTTAGATAGACGGAAAGTGCCTCCTGTTGCAGCGATGCTTGATGTGGATCACTTCAAAAAAATTAATGATACATTCGGCCATGATGTGGGGGATCAGGTTCTTATTTTGATAGGTAATGTACTATCAGAAAATATCCGAAAAAGTGATGTGCTTGCTAGGACGGGTGGTGAGGAATTTGCAATTCTTGCAACAGATATGGATGTTGAAAAAGTAGAAGAAAAATTTGACCATATTAGACAAGCTGTTAACGATGTTACCATGGAAATTGATAATGAAATCATTAACCCCACCATCAGTATTGGCGTTTATGTAGGGCATAGTGAAGATGCAGATGAATTATTATCATATGCTGATAAATGTTTATATGAAGCAAAGGAAAACGGGAGAAATAAAGTCGTCGTTAAATACGAAGAAGAATGA
- a CDS encoding APC family permease encodes MGLENGEKKLSREGLVRSIGPLALGTNVFNMVVGAGIFVLPGVVASHLGASAIFAYLICGLAVSMIFLCYAEIGSRVRRSGGSYAYIEDAFGPFAGFIASMLLWFGWAILSDAALLVILTETIILIVPEVDNQIFRILFMTGLIAFLVFTNVRGVESGKKLYIANTIAKVIPLGLLVIFGFFAINFDNLTITEWPSVEQIGASTLILFFAFSGAECALNASGEIEKPEKTVPRGIMLGIGSILMLYLALQTVAQGVLGADLGNNTEAPLSATAEIIFGSWGGKMLLVGTAISIFATLSGDILVTPRVVFASARDGNLPKFLAKVHPKFNTPYMSVIVFSALLLLIAFSGTFETLAILASGSIMLIYAGVSLSVIKVRMRDGMPSREQFKLPGGAIIPMLSCSLIAWMLFQLETNEALGLIALVGVSVLIYLANQLMKKKSS; translated from the coding sequence ATGGGATTAGAAAACGGTGAAAAGAAATTATCACGTGAAGGGCTTGTCAGATCAATTGGTCCATTAGCACTAGGCACCAATGTATTTAATATGGTTGTTGGGGCCGGTATTTTCGTTTTGCCGGGGGTTGTGGCTTCCCATCTGGGGGCATCAGCAATTTTTGCTTATCTCATTTGCGGGCTTGCCGTTAGTATGATTTTTCTATGCTACGCCGAAATCGGCAGCCGCGTTAGACGTAGTGGCGGTTCATACGCTTATATCGAAGATGCATTTGGCCCTTTTGCTGGGTTCATCGCATCTATGCTGCTATGGTTTGGGTGGGCTATTCTTTCGGATGCGGCGCTTTTGGTGATTTTAACGGAAACGATAATTCTTATCGTGCCGGAAGTGGATAATCAGATATTCCGTATTTTATTTATGACGGGATTGATCGCGTTTCTTGTTTTTACCAATGTTCGTGGTGTTGAGAGCGGCAAAAAGCTTTATATCGCCAATACTATCGCCAAGGTTATTCCGCTTGGTTTGCTTGTAATATTCGGATTTTTTGCCATTAATTTTGATAATTTGACCATCACTGAATGGCCATCGGTAGAGCAAATTGGCGCATCGACATTAATTCTTTTCTTTGCTTTTTCTGGTGCGGAATGCGCACTTAATGCCAGCGGTGAAATTGAAAAACCTGAAAAAACAGTGCCCCGCGGTATCATGCTTGGGATCGGTAGTATTTTGATGCTTTATCTTGCGCTGCAAACGGTGGCACAAGGTGTTCTTGGTGCTGACCTCGGTAATAATACGGAAGCGCCACTTTCCGCGACAGCCGAAATTATATTCGGATCATGGGGTGGTAAAATGTTGCTGGTGGGGACGGCTATATCAATTTTCGCGACACTTAGTGGTGATATTCTGGTTACGCCGCGTGTTGTATTTGCATCAGCACGTGATGGCAATTTACCTAAATTCCTTGCGAAAGTGCATCCAAAATTTAATACACCATATATGTCCGTGATTGTGTTTTCGGCGCTTCTTTTATTGATAGCCTTTAGCGGAACATTTGAAACACTTGCCATTCTTGCGTCCGGTTCCATTATGTTGATTTACGCGGGTGTCAGTCTGTCGGTGATTAAGGTCAGGATGCGAGATGGAATGCCGTCCAGAGAACAGTTTAAATTGCCGGGCGGTGCAATTATTCCGATGTTAAGTTGTTCGCTTATTGCTTGGATGCTTTTCCAGTTAGAAACAAATGAAGCGTTAGGGCTGATTGCACTCGTGGGTGTTTCCGTGTTGATATATCTGGCCAATCAATTAATGAAGAAAAAATCTTCTTAA
- a CDS encoding aminotransferase class I/II-fold pyridoxal phosphate-dependent enzyme yields the protein MTFKLPWSKRHKKVTGGLPYNFSNSYTEPLTSKELLDMAAARGDQNLVDEYLDHTLEYTPNGGSLDLREEIAKLYGPEIGPDNILVFSGAQVIISTLAFALLDENSHSIVFTPGYQSVQEAPFFARSQVTKIQLKYENDWRIDLDEVEAAIQENTKYIVVNQPTNPAGTLMSAEEQARLVEMAQRNDIHILSDEVYRLLEHTPDVQIPAMADIYSKGISIVTLSKPWGGCGVTIGWAALQDLDLRDKMTDIQYFGTACPSRASELLAIMTLRSSDEILKRNIEIINYNMSLLDEFFDEYSEYFEWVRPVAGAVSFVKFKGPMDTDELGLALAKEGISIKPAYVFSDTVTEDVDFFRLGYGESNMAEALEKLKEFIERHKGEWD from the coding sequence ATGACTTTCAAATTACCATGGTCTAAAAGACATAAAAAAGTAACTGGCGGTTTGCCGTATAATTTTTCAAATTCTTATACTGAACCACTGACGAGCAAAGAATTGCTTGATATGGCGGCTGCGCGTGGTGATCAAAACCTTGTTGATGAATATCTTGATCATACACTGGAATATACACCAAATGGCGGCAGTCTTGATTTACGTGAAGAGATTGCAAAATTATACGGCCCTGAAATCGGGCCAGATAACATTCTTGTCTTTTCCGGTGCCCAGGTCATCATTTCGACGCTCGCATTTGCTTTGCTTGATGAAAATTCGCATTCCATTGTTTTTACGCCAGGGTATCAATCTGTTCAGGAAGCGCCATTTTTTGCACGCAGTCAGGTTACAAAAATTCAGCTGAAATATGAAAATGATTGGCGTATTGATTTGGATGAGGTCGAAGCCGCAATTCAGGAAAATACGAAATATATCGTTGTTAATCAGCCAACCAATCCTGCTGGTACTTTAATGAGTGCCGAAGAACAGGCAAGGTTGGTTGAGATGGCGCAAAGAAATGACATTCATATTCTTTCTGACGAAGTATACCGTTTATTGGAGCATACACCGGATGTACAAATTCCTGCGATGGCAGATATATATTCAAAAGGGATTAGCATCGTAACCCTTTCAAAACCATGGGGCGGATGCGGTGTCACAATTGGATGGGCCGCGCTGCAGGATTTGGATTTAAGAGATAAAATGACCGATATTCAGTATTTCGGAACTGCATGCCCAAGCCGGGCCAGTGAACTGCTTGCGATAATGACACTAAGGTCCAGTGATGAAATATTGAAACGTAACATTGAAATTATTAATTATAATATGTCCTTGCTGGATGAGTTTTTTGATGAGTATAGTGAATATTTCGAATGGGTAAGACCAGTCGCGGGTGCGGTTAGTTTCGTGAAGTTTAAAGGCCCAATGGATACGGATGAATTGGGACTTGCGCTTGCAAAAGAGGGGATATCAATAAAGCCTGCCTATGTTTTCAGTGATACCGTGACGGAAGATGTTGATTTTTTCCGCCTTGGATACGGTGAAAGCAATATGGCAGAAGCGTTAGAAAAATTAAAAGAATTTATAGAGAGGCACAAGGGCGAATGGGATTAG
- a CDS encoding phosphotransferase: MKEIIPNFSDEKIASIAKEHYGLEGSVTALVSYEDQNALIKTGNGKFVLKISNTKWPKTFIQTQINVLEHLKVKAPHLAFPSTVATLSEEELIEVDGFYVRLQTFLEGEIYTNMPKSETLYADLGRFLGQLSQALCSFNPEHHEGSDPLWKLDRVIDCKPYVKYVADDETRDRMNRIFDAYEEKVLPKLPKLRKAIIHSDANEQNFLVLKEKPDQIYGLIDFGELQHASQINELAITLAYCLMGEDDIEMASKALVDGYDKEFKILDEEREILFYLMAMRVIVSVTMSAYNASLQPDNEYLLVTQKPGIELLKRMEELKFIDI, from the coding sequence ATGAAAGAAATTATTCCAAATTTCAGCGATGAAAAAATTGCGAGCATTGCGAAAGAACATTATGGTCTTGAAGGGTCGGTAACCGCTCTCGTGTCATATGAAGACCAAAATGCGCTTATTAAAACGGGTAATGGCAAATTTGTATTAAAAATTTCCAATACCAAATGGCCGAAAACATTCATTCAAACGCAAATTAATGTGCTTGAGCATCTTAAAGTTAAGGCTCCCCATCTTGCCTTTCCAAGTACGGTTGCAACACTGAGCGAGGAAGAATTGATCGAAGTTGACGGCTTTTACGTTCGTCTTCAAACCTTTCTTGAGGGGGAAATTTACACCAATATGCCAAAGAGTGAAACGCTCTATGCTGATCTAGGGCGTTTTTTGGGGCAGCTTTCACAAGCGCTTTGTTCATTTAATCCGGAACATCATGAAGGGTCGGACCCGCTTTGGAAGCTGGACCGTGTGATTGATTGTAAGCCATATGTAAAATATGTGGCCGATGATGAAACACGTGACCGGATGAATCGAATTTTTGACGCGTATGAAGAAAAAGTGCTTCCTAAATTACCCAAATTACGTAAGGCGATTATCCATAGCGATGCCAATGAACAAAACTTTCTTGTATTAAAAGAAAAACCAGACCAGATTTATGGTCTGATTGATTTTGGCGAACTTCAACATGCATCACAAATCAATGAACTGGCGATTACGCTTGCTTACTGCTTGATGGGTGAGGATGACATTGAAATGGCATCCAAGGCATTGGTTGATGGATATGACAAGGAATTTAAAATCCTTGATGAAGAGCGTGAGATTTTATTTTACCTGATGGCGATGCGTGTCATCGTGTCGGTCACTATGTCAGCTTATAACGCGAGTTTGCAACCGGATAATGAATATCTGTTGGTGACGCAAAAACCGGGTATCGAGCTTTTAAAGCGAATGGAAGAATTAAAATTTATTGATATTTAG
- a CDS encoding aminotransferase class I/II-fold pyridoxal phosphate-dependent enzyme — protein MHLLDNPIRSDQLLEKTFDIDHRFYASSSEPLDLQELINWTIENGDQELVDLMHDHSLGYADNGGSQDIRAEIATLYDDSITEDNIVIFPGAQTGMTLTALAMIHDGDHAIVVTPSYQSLEEGIKYAGGDVTRIGLTPEDNWQVNVDAVKAAIRSNTKYLVFNDPHNPSGSLMKPEIKSELVKLAEEHGFHVFSDEVYRLLEINPDDRSASVAEMTKNGLALGTMAKPWGAGGCCVGWVACQDIDVIRKLQKAQHLFAVCVSRTGEIQARMVIRASDKIIERNMNIINENLVLLDQFFDEYSDLFEWMRPEASGTGFVKFKGPMTSNELAEELLEVGILVFPSYIFDCDESQKQYFRIGFSRKTMPAALDAFKTFVDERKESWKS, from the coding sequence ATGCACTTACTAGATAACCCGATCAGATCAGATCAATTGCTTGAAAAAACATTTGATATCGACCACCGTTTTTATGCCTCGTCATCAGAACCGCTTGATCTTCAGGAACTCATCAACTGGACCATTGAAAATGGTGATCAGGAACTGGTTGATTTGATGCATGATCATTCACTTGGTTATGCGGATAACGGTGGCAGTCAGGATATCCGTGCGGAAATTGCGACCCTTTATGATGATAGCATCACGGAAGATAATATCGTAATTTTCCCGGGTGCACAAACCGGTATGACATTAACAGCACTTGCGATGATCCATGATGGCGATCATGCGATTGTTGTGACACCAAGTTACCAATCTCTTGAGGAAGGGATTAAATATGCGGGCGGTGATGTTACACGTATTGGTCTTACACCAGAAGATAACTGGCAAGTGAATGTGGACGCGGTTAAGGCCGCGATCAGATCAAACACAAAATATCTGGTGTTTAATGATCCGCATAACCCGTCTGGCTCGCTTATGAAGCCGGAAATCAAAAGCGAACTAGTCAAATTGGCTGAAGAACACGGCTTTCATGTTTTCTCAGACGAGGTTTATAGACTGCTTGAAATTAATCCGGATGATAGATCGGCATCTGTTGCGGAAATGACCAAAAATGGCCTTGCGCTTGGGACGATGGCGAAACCGTGGGGCGCTGGTGGATGCTGTGTTGGTTGGGTTGCTTGTCAGGATATAGATGTCATCAGAAAATTACAAAAAGCACAGCATTTATTTGCCGTCTGTGTGTCAAGAACTGGTGAAATTCAGGCGCGTATGGTTATTCGTGCCAGCGATAAAATCATTGAACGAAACATGAATATCATCAATGAAAATCTGGTATTACTTGATCAATTTTTTGATGAATATAGTGACCTTTTTGAATGGATGCGTCCCGAAGCAAGCGGCACGGGTTTTGTGAAATTTAAAGGACCGATGACATCAAATGAACTGGCGGAAGAATTACTTGAAGTCGGTATTTTGGTGTTCCCGTCATATATTTTTGATTGCGATGAAAGCCAGAAACAATATTTCCGTATCGGCTTTAGCCGCAAAACAATGCCGGCTGCCCTTGATGCATTTAAAACTTTTGTAGATGAGCGAAAAGAAAGTTGGAAGTCATAA
- the gnd gene encoding phosphogluconate dehydrogenase (NAD(+)-dependent, decarboxylating), with protein sequence MKIGYIGLGKMGLGMVKLLLEKGHEVVATDPNEDACNEAKVAGAEIVSNLEEFKDKLPGEKFIWIMVPHNVVDNVIADLSGILNEGDTIMDGGNSNFKETMRRGAELKEKGLVFMDVGTSGGPAGARNGACMMIGGARDKFDKYEQLFKDLSIEDGYAYMGECGAGHYVKMIHNGIEYGMMQAIGEGFEVLKESQFGLDLKEVSRIYNTGSVIESRLTGWLQKAYDEEGVELDAISGEVSHSGEGLWTVEEAKNCVTKSGDVKNIPVPVIEGSLQFRIDSQGNPSYTGQVVSALRNQFGGHSVKKE encoded by the coding sequence ATGAAAATCGGATATATTGGCTTGGGCAAAATGGGCCTTGGCATGGTCAAATTATTGCTTGAAAAAGGTCACGAAGTGGTTGCCACTGACCCAAACGAAGATGCCTGTAACGAAGCCAAAGTAGCTGGTGCAGAAATCGTAAGCAACTTGGAAGAATTTAAAGACAAACTGCCAGGCGAAAAATTTATCTGGATCATGGTGCCACATAATGTTGTCGATAATGTCATCGCGGACCTAAGCGGTATATTAAACGAAGGCGACACCATTATGGATGGTGGTAATTCCAATTTCAAAGAAACCATGCGTCGCGGTGCAGAACTTAAAGAAAAAGGTCTTGTCTTTATGGATGTGGGCACAAGTGGTGGCCCTGCTGGTGCGCGTAATGGAGCCTGTATGATGATCGGCGGTGCCCGTGATAAATTTGATAAATATGAACAGCTATTCAAAGACCTAAGCATTGAAGATGGTTATGCTTATATGGGTGAATGCGGTGCTGGTCATTATGTAAAAATGATCCATAACGGTATTGAATACGGCATGATGCAAGCCATCGGCGAAGGATTTGAAGTGTTAAAAGAATCCCAATTTGGTTTGGATCTTAAAGAAGTATCACGCATCTATAACACAGGCAGCGTGATTGAATCCCGTCTTACAGGATGGCTTCAAAAGGCATACGACGAAGAAGGTGTGGAACTGGACGCCATTTCTGGCGAAGTTTCCCATAGTGGCGAAGGGCTTTGGACCGTTGAAGAAGCCAAAAATTGCGTCACGAAGTCAGGCGATGTTAAAAATATCCCTGTACCTGTCATTGAAGGATCACTTCAATTCCGTATCGATTCACAAGGCAATCCAAGCTATACTGGACAGGTTGTATCCGCGCTTCGCAATCAATTTGGCGGGCATAGCGTAAAGAAAGAATAG
- a CDS encoding SRPBCC family protein: protein MSLNLDPVAKAELRIRKPVDVVFEAFVNPDQITRFWFDKSTGPLALGANVEWCWTMYGFCVPVRVTEFIDGEKIHMTWGDGDDLSRLEWTFAGRDDGTTLVTMINKGFKGTDDEKMAKALDSNGGFHLVVAAAKAYLEHGIKLNVVEDKF, encoded by the coding sequence ATGTCATTAAATCTTGATCCGGTCGCAAAAGCAGAATTACGTATCCGCAAACCTGTGGATGTCGTATTTGAAGCCTTTGTTAATCCGGATCAGATTACCAGATTTTGGTTTGATAAAAGCACTGGACCACTTGCCCTGGGTGCCAACGTTGAATGGTGCTGGACCATGTATGGTTTTTGTGTACCTGTCCGTGTGACAGAATTCATTGATGGCGAAAAAATCCACATGACATGGGGTGACGGTGATGATTTATCCCGTCTCGAATGGACATTCGCTGGCCGTGATGACGGTACAACCCTTGTCACCATGATTAACAAGGGGTTCAAGGGGACTGACGACGAAAAAATGGCTAAAGCACTTGATTCAAACGGCGGCTTTCATCTGGTAGTCGCCGCCGCGAAAGCTTATCTTGAGCACGGCATTAAGTTAAATGTCGTCGAGGATAAATTTTAA
- a CDS encoding nuclear transport factor 2 family protein has protein sequence MKKIIIAITVMLMPFTAFADGSITEKAAVHKVLDQVFDAMRAGDADTLRNLLLPDASLDRITPGKTVNRSDSSGWIGWVETLEPGEADEQIFDVKIHVEGPLAVAWAPFTIALNGKLTSCGVNQFTLVKHGEEWKVAYLIDTHTPEKCLPQ, from the coding sequence ATGAAGAAAATAATCATAGCCATCACAGTAATGTTAATGCCGTTTACAGCATTCGCAGACGGTAGCATAACAGAAAAAGCAGCTGTTCATAAAGTATTGGATCAGGTTTTTGATGCCATGCGTGCGGGGGATGCGGACACCTTAAGGAACCTTTTGTTGCCGGATGCGAGCCTTGATAGAATTACACCAGGTAAAACTGTTAACAGAAGCGATTCATCAGGCTGGATTGGCTGGGTAGAAACACTTGAACCGGGTGAGGCTGATGAGCAAATTTTTGATGTAAAAATCCATGTGGAAGGACCACTTGCTGTGGCATGGGCACCATTTACAATTGCGCTAAATGGAAAGCTTACATCATGTGGTGTTAATCAATTTACGTTAGTAAAACATGGCGAAGAGTGGAAAGTGGCGTATCTGATTGACACACACACACCGGAAAAATGTTTGCCACAATAA